In Bacteroidota bacterium, one DNA window encodes the following:
- the rplU gene encoding 50S ribosomal protein L21 has protein sequence MFAIVDFRGEQYRIDGDMKQLRVAYIADAEPGSAVTFDKVLIANDKVGGKAKISATVASHGRDGKIIVFKKKRRKGYRNTHGHRQDYTMLNINEFSI, from the coding sequence ATGTTCGCAATTGTAGATTTCAGAGGGGAACAGTATCGCATCGATGGCGACATGAAGCAGCTTCGTGTTGCGTATATCGCTGATGCCGAACCGGGCAGTGCGGTCACGTTCGACAAGGTGTTGATCGCTAACGACAAGGTTGGCGGCAAGGCCAAGATCTCCGCGACGGTCGCTTCGCACGGCCGCGACGGCAAGATCATCGTCTTCAAGAAGAAGCGTCGTAAGGGATACCGCAACACGCACGGTCATCGCCAGGATTACACGATGCTCAACATCAACGAGTTTTCTATCTAA
- a CDS encoding aldo/keto reductase: protein MITGFATVEGTTSFRDREGIISHEFNPLGRTGLVVSQVGFGTYRCDVRSAEHRAALSKAIRMGVNLIDTSSNYADGNSETLIGAVLASMIEAGEITREQIVVVSKGGYIQGENYKRIAADVERRKPDTTIGSYDSELVKYSNGLWHSIHPEFLEDQITRSLERLGLETIDVYLLHNPEYYIQAAIDDNIPEDEARDTYEKRIAKALEYLETEVERGRIKWYGISSNTFPKPEESVDRTSLERVWKSVSAKPNHFAVIQLPMNLYERGAITEKNQEKSSKSVIEFAREHNIGVLINRPLNAIKDKLLIRLADYPIREFPPEQDISDLVHDLKLQEDEFKKGPLKEIALNPQAYDAVQRLLAVGEWLDGSRWSAFSSFEEWRDLLFGTLRPRLQYVFDLLREVGAQHREVFIALQEYAESVDEVVEHITNYYLTKSNERAAFLHTKLRPVLPADREELSLSQKAIIMLRSIPGVSSVLVGMRSEEYVDDTLFGLQSPKLENVEEKWREIEL, encoded by the coding sequence ATGATCACAGGCTTCGCGACAGTAGAAGGGACGACATCGTTCCGTGACAGAGAAGGCATTATCTCTCATGAATTCAATCCATTAGGGAGGACCGGCCTCGTCGTCAGCCAGGTCGGTTTCGGCACATACCGTTGTGACGTCCGCTCGGCCGAGCACCGCGCGGCCCTCTCGAAGGCCATTCGAATGGGGGTGAACTTGATCGACACGAGTTCGAACTACGCCGACGGGAATTCCGAAACGCTTATCGGTGCGGTCCTTGCCTCGATGATCGAAGCGGGCGAGATCACGCGAGAGCAGATCGTTGTTGTCTCGAAAGGCGGGTATATTCAGGGGGAAAACTACAAGCGCATCGCTGCTGATGTCGAACGCCGCAAGCCGGATACGACCATCGGGAGCTACGACTCCGAGCTCGTGAAGTACAGCAATGGTCTTTGGCATTCGATCCATCCTGAATTCCTGGAAGACCAGATCACCCGCTCGCTCGAACGACTCGGCCTCGAGACGATCGACGTATATCTGCTGCATAACCCTGAGTATTACATTCAGGCAGCGATCGACGACAACATTCCGGAAGACGAAGCGCGCGATACATACGAGAAGCGTATTGCGAAGGCACTCGAGTATCTGGAGACCGAAGTCGAGCGCGGCCGCATCAAGTGGTACGGCATCAGCTCGAACACATTTCCGAAGCCGGAGGAATCGGTCGACCGCACCTCGCTCGAACGCGTCTGGAAATCCGTCTCAGCCAAGCCGAATCATTTCGCTGTAATTCAGCTACCGATGAATCTGTATGAGCGTGGGGCGATCACAGAGAAGAATCAGGAGAAGTCGTCGAAGTCGGTGATCGAGTTCGCTCGCGAGCACAACATCGGCGTGCTCATCAACCGTCCGCTCAATGCGATCAAGGACAAGCTCCTCATCCGCTTGGCCGATTACCCCATCCGCGAATTTCCACCGGAGCAGGACATCAGCGACCTGGTGCATGATCTCAAACTACAAGAAGACGAGTTCAAGAAGGGACCGCTCAAGGAGATTGCATTGAATCCGCAAGCCTACGATGCCGTCCAGCGTCTGCTTGCTGTCGGCGAGTGGCTCGACGGCAGCCGCTGGAGCGCGTTCTCGTCGTTCGAGGAGTGGCGCGATCTGCTCTTCGGCACACTGCGTCCGCGCTTGCAGTATGTGTTCGATCTGCTGCGTGAAGTGGGAGCTCAGCATCGCGAGGTGTTCATCGCATTGCAGGAGTATGCCGAATCGGTCGATGAAGTTGTCGAGCACATTACGAACTACTATCTGACAAAGTCGAACGAGCGCGCGGCATTCCTCCATACCAAGCTGCGCCCTGTTCTTCCGGCGGACCGCGAAGAGCTTTCGCTCTCCCAGAAAGCTATCATCATGCTTCGTTCGATTCCAGGCGTCTCGAGCGTGCTGGTCGGGATGCGTTCGGAGGAGTATGTGGACGACACGCTCTTCGGGCTGCAGTCGCCGAAACTTGAGAACGTCGAGGAGAAATGGCGGGAGATAGAGTTATAA
- a CDS encoding RNA polymerase sigma factor — MRRSLDSSTISAFIAGDVKAFKEVYEFYADSLFAYCLYIMGDTRAAEDALQEVLIRIYSNREQLREGAAIKSWLMKITRSVCLNLTRTSKFTPEFVYLDADFEDEEGILHRQKELSFEAIDPAMPQQIFQYAFERVAPIYREAFLLKEVEGFSYAEIADLTGVSVPNVKVRINRAKKMLRKLLAPHFRAELGSRIPSVPEEHEQ; from the coding sequence TTGCGTCGGAGTCTTGATTCTTCGACCATTTCTGCATTTATTGCAGGGGATGTGAAGGCCTTCAAAGAGGTGTACGAATTCTACGCAGATTCGCTCTTTGCGTATTGCCTCTACATCATGGGTGACACCCGTGCGGCTGAAGATGCACTGCAGGAAGTGCTCATTCGCATCTATTCAAACCGCGAACAACTCCGTGAAGGAGCAGCCATCAAATCGTGGCTGATGAAGATTACGCGGTCGGTGTGTCTGAACCTCACGCGCACATCGAAGTTTACGCCGGAGTTCGTCTATCTCGATGCCGATTTCGAGGACGAAGAAGGCATCCTGCATCGGCAGAAGGAGTTGTCGTTCGAGGCGATCGATCCGGCAATGCCGCAGCAGATCTTCCAGTATGCGTTCGAGCGCGTTGCGCCGATCTACCGGGAAGCGTTTCTGTTGAAGGAAGTAGAAGGATTTTCCTATGCCGAGATCGCCGACCTTACAGGCGTATCGGTGCCGAACGTCAAAGTTCGGATCAATCGTGCAAAGAAGATGCTCCGTAAGCTGCTGGCTCCGCATTTTCGTGCAGAGCTCGGCTCACGAATTCCCTCTGTCCCAGAAGAACACGAACAATAA
- the rpmA gene encoding 50S ribosomal protein L27 yields MAHKKGAGSTKNGRDSHAQRLGVKKYGGEHVLAGNILVRQRGTKFHPGVNVGMGSDDTLFALSEGTVKFERFRLNRQRVSVYPN; encoded by the coding sequence ATGGCACATAAAAAAGGAGCCGGAAGTACTAAGAACGGACGCGATTCACACGCGCAACGACTTGGCGTCAAGAAGTATGGCGGCGAGCACGTCCTTGCAGGGAATATCCTCGTCCGTCAGCGCGGCACGAAGTTCCATCCCGGCGTGAACGTCGGCATGGGCTCTGACGATACGCTCTTCGCTCTTTCCGAAGGAACGGTGAAGTTCGAGCGTTTCCGTTTGAACCGCCAGCGCGTCAGCGTCTATCCGAACTAA
- a CDS encoding ABC transporter substrate-binding protein, producing the protein MKNPLFILISATLVLASCSKKNTTSHSLREGKGGKKLGGTLNVNETGDLRSLDPPQINDQTSNHIGENIYDRLLEFDNNLNVKPCLAKALPDISPDGLTYTFHLRTDVFFQDDACFPNGKGRKMVAKDIVYCFTRAVDPSTNTLALPYFQVIKGAKEYFDSKATLAGGVSGLAAPDDSTFVVTLTAPFSPFINYPLLGCSFIYPHEAVEKYGKDFTHHGVGTGPYRFVDYKEGQYCLLTRNEHYWQADKDGNRLPYIDSVKFRFIQDDKSELLEFKAGKLDHKYRLPNEFFNDIVDEHKELKGDYKKYTLGRIAALATQFHGFNTVYPGVSNVHLRRAISFAIDRKKIVKYILKGQAFAPGEHGLVPPGMPGYPFDQIQGFVFNPDSAKNELELAKKELNGQMPELTLYVNKGGGRNQDVAQAVQAQIKENLGLDVKLEIKEWSQLTPMIDDGKAAYFRLGWVADYPDPQNFLNLLYGKNIPPSGPSSINQTRFRNDEFDRTYEAAIAETDRAKALQLWAKCDQIAIASAPQVILYYDEDYHLMQPWVKDFPINAQDNNPFKLTWFSE; encoded by the coding sequence ATGAAGAACCCACTGTTCATATTGATCTCGGCAACACTCGTTCTGGCTTCCTGTTCGAAGAAGAACACCACCTCTCATTCATTGCGCGAAGGCAAAGGCGGTAAGAAACTCGGCGGCACGCTCAATGTCAATGAGACCGGCGACTTGCGTTCGCTCGATCCCCCGCAAATCAACGATCAAACAAGCAACCACATCGGCGAGAATATCTACGACCGATTGCTGGAGTTCGACAACAACCTCAATGTGAAGCCGTGCCTTGCAAAGGCATTGCCCGATATTTCACCCGACGGACTCACATACACATTCCATCTGCGGACCGACGTCTTTTTCCAGGACGATGCCTGTTTCCCGAATGGCAAAGGACGGAAGATGGTCGCGAAAGATATTGTCTATTGTTTCACGCGTGCTGTCGATCCGAGCACAAACACGCTTGCGCTTCCCTACTTCCAGGTGATCAAAGGCGCCAAAGAATACTTCGACAGCAAGGCAACACTCGCGGGCGGCGTCAGCGGTCTGGCTGCGCCGGACGATTCGACATTCGTCGTGACGCTCACCGCACCGTTCTCTCCGTTTATCAACTATCCGCTCCTCGGCTGCTCGTTCATCTATCCGCATGAAGCGGTCGAGAAATACGGCAAGGATTTTACGCACCACGGTGTCGGGACCGGTCCTTATCGTTTTGTAGACTATAAAGAAGGACAGTACTGCCTGCTGACCCGCAACGAACACTACTGGCAGGCGGATAAAGACGGCAACCGGCTTCCGTATATCGACTCGGTCAAATTTCGCTTTATTCAAGACGATAAATCCGAGCTGCTGGAGTTCAAGGCGGGCAAACTCGATCACAAATATCGTCTGCCGAATGAGTTCTTCAACGACATTGTCGATGAGCACAAGGAATTGAAGGGCGATTACAAGAAGTATACGCTCGGACGCATTGCAGCGCTTGCGACGCAATTCCATGGCTTCAACACTGTCTATCCCGGCGTATCGAACGTGCATCTGCGACGCGCGATCAGCTTTGCGATCGACCGTAAGAAGATCGTGAAGTATATTCTCAAAGGTCAGGCATTCGCACCGGGCGAGCACGGCCTCGTTCCGCCGGGTATGCCGGGATATCCGTTCGACCAGATTCAAGGATTTGTCTTCAACCCAGACAGTGCGAAGAACGAACTCGAGCTTGCGAAGAAGGAGCTCAACGGACAAATGCCGGAGCTGACACTGTACGTCAACAAAGGCGGCGGACGCAACCAAGATGTTGCCCAAGCGGTGCAGGCACAGATCAAGGAAAATCTCGGGCTTGATGTGAAGCTCGAGATCAAAGAGTGGTCGCAGCTTACGCCCATGATCGACGACGGAAAGGCTGCCTACTTCCGGCTCGGTTGGGTTGCCGACTATCCCGATCCGCAGAACTTCCTGAATCTGCTCTATGGCAAAAATATTCCGCCGAGCGGACCGAGCTCGATCAACCAGACGCGCTTCCGTAATGACGAGTTCGATCGCACATACGAAGCAGCCATTGCCGAAACCGACCGTGCAAAAGCGCTACAACTCTGGGCCAAGTGCGATCAAATTGCAATCGCGAGCGCACCGCAAGTGATTCTCTACTACGACGAAGACTACCATCTGATGCAGCCGTGGGTGAAGGACTTCCCCATCAATGCGCAAGACAACAACCCGTTCAAGTTAACGTGGTTTTCGGAGTAA
- a CDS encoding TIGR01777 family oxidoreductase, with product MRILISGSTGFLGNALVELLQQGGHTVVRLVRDSHHAGLLWDPYARSIDRSRLHGFDAVINLSGESISGRWTASKKREILRSRIETGNFLVELISEMKQKPSVYLSASAIGYYGDRSDEVLTESSAPGSDFLADVCKQWEAVSKPLETQGLRVIRMRTGLVLSPKGGALQQLLLPFKLGAGGPVGSGRQWWSWIDFDDQIRAYEFALTNEKISGAVNGTAPNPVTNKEFVKALGKALSRPSFMPLPSFAVKLLLGEMGEGLLLGSQRVEPKALVNSGFEFGQTEIEKCFRKLL from the coding sequence ATGCGGATTCTCATTTCCGGTTCGACAGGATTTCTTGGCAACGCACTCGTTGAACTCTTGCAGCAAGGCGGCCACACGGTCGTCAGGCTTGTCCGAGATTCGCATCACGCCGGACTCCTCTGGGACCCATATGCCCGGAGCATCGACCGTTCGCGGCTGCATGGCTTCGACGCGGTCATTAATCTATCGGGCGAATCGATCTCAGGGCGTTGGACGGCCTCGAAGAAACGCGAAATCCTACGTAGTCGCATTGAGACGGGCAATTTTCTCGTCGAGCTTATCAGCGAGATGAAGCAGAAGCCGTCGGTCTATCTTAGCGCATCGGCGATCGGTTACTATGGTGATCGCTCAGACGAGGTGCTGACCGAGTCGAGCGCACCGGGCTCTGACTTTCTGGCCGATGTGTGCAAGCAGTGGGAGGCTGTCTCGAAGCCTCTCGAAACTCAGGGGCTGCGTGTCATTCGTATGCGAACTGGGTTGGTGCTCTCACCGAAAGGCGGTGCACTGCAGCAGTTGCTCTTGCCATTTAAGCTTGGCGCCGGCGGGCCGGTCGGTAGTGGACGGCAGTGGTGGAGTTGGATCGACTTTGACGACCAGATCCGTGCCTACGAATTTGCTTTGACCAATGAGAAGATCAGCGGCGCGGTCAACGGGACCGCTCCGAATCCGGTCACGAATAAAGAGTTTGTTAAGGCCCTCGGCAAGGCACTCTCGCGGCCGTCGTTCATGCCGCTGCCGTCGTTTGCAGTGAAGCTGCTGCTCGGTGAGATGGGTGAGGGCTTATTGCTTGGTAGTCAACGAGTTGAGCCGAAGGCACTGGTGAATTCCGGGTTTGAATTCGGGCAGACCGAGATCGAGAAGTGCTTCCGAAAGCTGCTCTAA
- a CDS encoding TonB-dependent receptor, whose translation MAQQSTGTLEVRVQIQQISRFQGFTIRLFESRSGKKAAEYDIPDDSIVTIHDLPFGTYNVWLVEGTDAIVAGKRVSINSAVEVKIVLGNVIEKKGEEIVVEAVTPDMSKPVISTPYTAQSISELPAFSGPKKMEAILLNTPGVVPDEDGRMHVRGEDAMLQYVIDGIPITTNMTRIYSSLFNPNLIKSADILRGGLNAEYGISTSAIVNITTRSGFDKPFFADGSASIGSWGTRDRALAVGGNLGGRGALFLSYAGSETDRYTDPVSNWDPIHNDGYSHNYFGKADFLLTDDLDLVVIGSRNLSNFGIANHADTSTQNQREDVSDWMLGGRLNWTIGESSALSLLAYKRHSEQTNMSGGLNRIVTAADSVAALRNEDFFVGSHRENDALGGMLEFSANTKWFDVPNVVKVGVGGERFPTSEYFSFAVVNDSLAYGESGDYRYQRYDIRHGGKPFLVDTSNTGTRFSAYVQDQLAFDRWVVNAGVRFDAISMVVDETGISPRLSAAYKLTDDIWLRGSYNRQIMQAPIENILVSSSPQARVLVDTAQGAVPTSVMAEREHVFDIGGTWRINEYLDLDLDGYAKFIDNFIAKVELGVSGIIFPINIKQGRVLGGDLTVNLHHWNHFSGKLSLSFCDSRGLKPDDGSTPIAAGLILGEEGASYSHPFAGEDAFQTEHNQPITASFTLNYDLPGGLFATLGGRFDSGLPFDLAKDGVGLDEAASRAELKRRGYSDEVIDLLGLTSDMPGSPDKSSGAHIVLDLAAGYDLKPALNIPAKITGTILNVLDTKYLYKFESSFGGTHFGLPRTYQLNLEVRI comes from the coding sequence ATGGCCCAACAATCTACCGGTACGCTCGAGGTACGTGTGCAGATCCAGCAAATTTCTCGCTTTCAGGGCTTCACGATTCGATTGTTCGAAAGTCGCTCGGGGAAAAAGGCTGCTGAGTATGACATTCCTGACGACAGCATCGTCACTATCCACGACCTTCCGTTCGGAACGTACAATGTATGGCTCGTCGAAGGCACAGATGCGATTGTCGCAGGCAAACGAGTGAGTATCAATTCCGCCGTCGAGGTGAAGATCGTCCTTGGAAATGTGATCGAGAAGAAAGGCGAAGAAATTGTCGTAGAGGCGGTCACGCCCGATATGTCGAAACCGGTTATTTCGACTCCGTACACCGCACAGTCGATCTCCGAACTGCCGGCATTCTCCGGCCCAAAGAAGATGGAAGCGATCTTGCTCAATACTCCCGGCGTGGTGCCCGACGAAGACGGGCGCATGCACGTTCGAGGTGAAGATGCCATGCTTCAATATGTGATCGACGGGATACCGATCACGACAAACATGACACGCATCTATTCGAGCCTCTTCAATCCGAACCTTATTAAATCTGCCGATATCCTCCGCGGGGGGCTCAATGCGGAGTATGGCATTTCGACGAGCGCGATCGTGAATATTACGACACGCTCCGGATTCGACAAACCGTTTTTCGCCGATGGCAGCGCCTCGATCGGTAGTTGGGGAACACGAGACAGGGCGCTTGCTGTCGGCGGAAATCTTGGCGGGCGCGGTGCGCTCTTCCTGTCGTATGCCGGCTCCGAAACCGATCGCTACACCGATCCGGTCAGTAACTGGGATCCAATCCATAACGACGGCTATTCGCACAACTATTTCGGCAAGGCCGACTTTCTGCTGACCGATGACCTTGACCTCGTCGTCATCGGTTCTCGTAATCTATCGAATTTCGGCATCGCCAATCACGCCGATACGTCAACGCAGAACCAACGAGAAGATGTATCGGACTGGATGCTCGGCGGCCGGTTGAATTGGACAATCGGCGAATCCTCAGCGCTGAGCCTGCTTGCATACAAGCGTCATAGCGAACAAACGAATATGAGCGGCGGACTGAACCGGATCGTGACGGCTGCCGACTCCGTCGCCGCGCTTCGCAACGAAGATTTTTTTGTCGGCTCACATCGCGAGAATGACGCACTCGGAGGGATGCTCGAATTCAGCGCGAATACCAAATGGTTCGACGTGCCGAACGTCGTGAAGGTTGGTGTCGGTGGCGAGCGATTTCCAACGTCCGAGTATTTCAGTTTTGCCGTCGTGAACGATAGCCTCGCGTATGGGGAATCTGGGGACTACCGGTATCAGAGGTACGATATCCGACACGGCGGCAAACCATTTTTGGTAGATACGTCGAACACCGGTACGCGGTTTTCGGCGTATGTGCAAGACCAACTCGCGTTCGATCGCTGGGTCGTCAACGCAGGCGTGCGCTTCGATGCAATCAGTATGGTGGTTGACGAGACCGGAATTTCCCCGCGGCTCTCGGCAGCGTATAAACTGACAGACGACATCTGGCTCCGGGGCTCGTATAATCGTCAGATTATGCAAGCCCCGATCGAGAACATTCTTGTCTCGAGCTCGCCGCAGGCCCGAGTACTCGTCGATACCGCGCAAGGCGCCGTACCGACATCGGTGATGGCCGAACGCGAGCATGTCTTCGATATCGGCGGCACATGGCGCATCAACGAATATCTCGACCTCGATCTCGACGGCTATGCAAAGTTTATCGACAACTTCATTGCGAAGGTCGAACTCGGAGTTTCGGGGATCATCTTCCCGATCAACATCAAGCAGGGGCGCGTGCTTGGGGGCGACCTCACCGTGAACCTGCATCATTGGAATCACTTCTCCGGCAAGCTCTCGCTTTCGTTCTGCGATTCGCGCGGACTCAAGCCGGATGACGGTTCGACACCCATCGCTGCCGGACTCATTCTTGGCGAAGAAGGGGCGAGCTACTCACACCCGTTCGCGGGGGAGGACGCATTTCAGACCGAGCACAACCAGCCGATCACTGCGTCCTTCACGCTCAACTACGATCTGCCCGGCGGACTCTTCGCAACGCTTGGCGGACGGTTCGATTCCGGCTTGCCGTTCGATCTCGCAAAGGATGGTGTCGGTCTGGACGAAGCCGCGTCTCGTGCCGAGCTTAAACGGCGCGGATATAGCGACGAGGTCATTGACCTGCTTGGGCTCACGTCGGACATGCCCGGCTCGCCGGACAAGTCGAGCGGAGCTCATATCGTGCTCGACCTTGCGGCGGGATACGACCTCAAACCGGCACTGAATATCCCGGCAAAGATCACCGGGACGATTCTGAACGTGCTGGATACAAAGTATCTCTACAAGTTCGAATCGAGTTTCGGCGGCACACACTTCGGCTTGCCGCGCACATACCAGCTCAATCTTGAAGTTCGTATCTGA
- a CDS encoding EamA family transporter has product MQQPSRTTFFVLYTIICLIWGSTWLVIHLGNSSAMPPFAAAALRFTVASSLLWGFVATKNISVPKTKQQWLATLSVGLLSNGASFGIVYATSLYVPSGLGAVIFGTMPLFTAAFAHYYIPGDHLTRTRVTGIVIGVLGIATIFLPQFSQVKVEGLWAMGLLLIAPIVSAASAIVTKRGTHDVPAVTVNAITTAVGALVLGVIALFTEPIDKIDLSWSQLWPILYLAILGTIVTFGIYFKLIKITSAVTMSYVSVITPAIAVFLGWIILGEKLDAYEISGSALVLIGTAISLRM; this is encoded by the coding sequence ATGCAGCAACCATCTCGTACCACGTTCTTCGTTCTCTATACGATCATTTGCCTCATTTGGGGCTCGACGTGGCTCGTGATCCATCTCGGCAATTCGTCGGCGATGCCGCCATTTGCTGCTGCGGCCTTGCGATTTACGGTTGCGTCGTCACTGCTCTGGGGTTTTGTTGCAACAAAAAACATCTCCGTCCCGAAGACCAAACAGCAATGGCTTGCGACACTCTCGGTAGGCTTGCTGAGTAACGGTGCGTCGTTCGGGATTGTGTATGCAACATCGCTGTATGTCCCTTCCGGTCTCGGTGCGGTGATCTTTGGCACGATGCCCCTCTTTACCGCTGCATTCGCGCACTACTACATTCCGGGTGATCATCTGACACGTACACGTGTCACAGGTATTGTCATCGGCGTGTTGGGTATCGCGACGATCTTCTTGCCGCAGTTCTCGCAAGTAAAAGTGGAAGGACTGTGGGCGATGGGACTCTTGCTAATTGCGCCGATCGTCAGTGCGGCGAGCGCAATCGTTACAAAGCGTGGGACCCACGACGTCCCGGCCGTGACCGTCAATGCCATCACGACTGCCGTCGGTGCGCTTGTGCTTGGGGTGATCGCGCTCTTTACCGAGCCGATCGACAAGATCGATCTCTCATGGAGCCAACTTTGGCCGATCCTCTATCTCGCCATTCTTGGGACGATTGTCACATTCGGCATTTACTTCAAGCTCATCAAGATCACGAGCGCAGTGACAATGAGCTACGTCTCGGTGATTACGCCGGCAATCGCAGTCTTCCTTGGGTGGATTATTCTCGGCGAGAAACTCGATGCATATGAAATATCCGGCTCCGCACTCGTACTCATCGGAACAGCGATCTCGCTACGGATGTAA
- a CDS encoding DUF2231 domain-containing protein has product MGFGELHIVSNYFTVALVTLGIAFELIGRKRSNDGAVRYGWNSLRLGFVFAIISVFTGLATESATKIPSDASLSEMFHKTTAMGFAVFVVIVVAFRMALAKVINAPDKGAATRGAYLTLQIVTIALMLVTLVLGTRLVRTYGVGVAPVEKMNTLPPTPPQPAGGGIQLDTTHYRP; this is encoded by the coding sequence ATGGGCTTCGGAGAACTACACATAGTATCGAACTACTTCACCGTCGCGCTGGTGACGCTTGGCATTGCGTTCGAGCTGATCGGCCGCAAGCGCTCGAATGATGGCGCAGTACGGTACGGTTGGAATAGTCTGCGCCTCGGCTTCGTCTTCGCTATCATATCCGTCTTTACCGGACTCGCCACCGAAAGTGCGACGAAGATTCCGTCGGATGCAAGTCTGAGCGAGATGTTTCATAAGACGACTGCGATGGGCTTCGCGGTGTTCGTCGTGATCGTCGTTGCATTCCGAATGGCGTTGGCGAAGGTAATCAACGCGCCCGATAAAGGTGCCGCGACACGCGGTGCATATCTGACGCTACAGATCGTCACGATCGCACTGATGCTTGTCACGTTGGTACTCGGAACACGGCTGGTGCGCACCTATGGCGTCGGGGTCGCACCGGTCGAAAAGATGAACACCCTCCCGCCCACACCGCCTCAACCCGCTGGCGGCGGTATCCAACTGGACACGACACACTACCGTCCGTGA
- a CDS encoding YtxH domain-containing protein, whose product MAEKEVRQSGGSVQSFLVGAIVGGAVGAAFALLYAPKRGKELREDISEKMSGLSDRFTTLLKKAKETGEELLHEETEVVSETMHEAYRKAEELIDEADRIINDARSRMKTD is encoded by the coding sequence ATGGCAGAGAAAGAAGTCAGACAATCCGGCGGGTCGGTCCAGTCGTTTTTGGTCGGAGCGATCGTTGGCGGTGCGGTCGGAGCTGCATTCGCGTTGCTCTATGCCCCGAAGCGAGGCAAAGAATTGCGCGAAGACATCTCCGAGAAAATGAGCGGCCTTTCCGATCGGTTTACGACGTTGCTCAAGAAGGCAAAAGAGACCGGCGAAGAATTGCTGCATGAAGAGACGGAAGTCGTGAGCGAAACGATGCACGAAGCCTATCGTAAGGCCGAAGAGCTGATCGACGAGGCGGACCGCATCATCAACGACGCCCGTTCGCGCATGAAGACCGATTGA
- the pip gene encoding prolyl aminopeptidase, giving the protein MPLYPPIEPFNSGHLQVSDLHTIYYEEVGNPNGQPVVVLHGGPGAGCSPDMRRFFDPKHYRAVLFDQRACGRSSPLAVLEGNDTWSIVEDIEKLRTHLGIEKWVVFGGSWGSTLSLSYAETHPERVTHLILRGIFLSRDLDNDWLYKYGASEIFPEQWADFCSGVTRQGNESWVEAYYRVLTGPDKDAMLAAAKHWSNWEYSIIKLVTTERPTEDQFALNFARIECHFIINRCFLEEGQLVRDAHKIAHIPTTIVHGRYDVICAMQNAYELHKLLPKSDLVVCPRSGHSMFEDEISEELVRAADKYRM; this is encoded by the coding sequence ATGCCGTTGTATCCGCCGATCGAACCGTTCAATTCAGGGCACCTGCAGGTGTCGGACCTTCACACGATCTATTACGAAGAGGTCGGCAACCCGAACGGGCAGCCGGTCGTGGTCTTGCACGGAGGGCCAGGCGCTGGGTGTTCGCCCGATATGCGGCGCTTCTTCGATCCGAAGCATTACCGTGCGGTACTCTTCGATCAGCGCGCCTGCGGACGCTCGTCGCCGCTTGCGGTGCTCGAAGGCAACGATACGTGGAGCATCGTCGAGGACATCGAGAAGCTTCGCACGCATCTCGGCATCGAGAAGTGGGTGGTATTTGGTGGATCATGGGGTTCGACGCTTTCTCTCTCCTACGCCGAGACGCATCCCGAGCGTGTCACGCATCTGATCTTGCGCGGCATCTTCCTCTCGCGCGATCTCGATAACGACTGGCTCTATAAGTACGGCGCCAGCGAGATCTTCCCCGAGCAATGGGCCGATTTTTGTTCGGGTGTTACACGACAAGGAAATGAATCGTGGGTCGAGGCCTACTATCGCGTTCTCACCGGCCCCGACAAAGACGCGATGCTCGCCGCGGCAAAGCATTGGTCGAACTGGGAGTATTCCATCATCAAGCTCGTGACAACCGAGCGCCCGACCGAGGATCAGTTCGCGCTGAACTTCGCGCGCATCGAGTGTCACTTCATCATCAATCGTTGCTTCCTCGAAGAAGGACAGTTGGTGCGTGACGCACATAAGATCGCGCACATCCCGACCACTATCGTGCATGGACGCTACGACGTCATCTGCGCAATGCAGAATGCGTACGAGCTGCACAAGCTCCTTCCAAAGTCGGATCTTGTGGTCTGCCCGCGCTCAGGGCATTCGATGTTTGAAGACGAGATCAGCGAGGAGTTGGTCAGGGCGGCAGATAAGTATCGGATGTAG